A genomic stretch from Pseudoliparis swirei isolate HS2019 ecotype Mariana Trench chromosome 18, NWPU_hadal_v1, whole genome shotgun sequence includes:
- the LOC130208122 gene encoding rootletin-like isoform X3, whose amino-acid sequence MSATENPDTDSNKLESVIQRLEESVLSEEKRLTVRGPSPDAPPTCLPARVREIVTMNLNDTSGAMSSVMSLQEENRVLQGELVRLEDLLAHSRADRDELAIKYGAISERLEQALRFETGDEDHDSLESRSLAQQNVDLRRRLDEEQAAYKRKLTAYQEGQQRQAQLVQKLQAKVLQYKKRCGDLEQMVQERSSELEKHKLSSASESSNGRHQDESSSYLEDALIRLEEEQQRSSSLSAVNGMLREQLEQAGLANEALSQDIRKLTADWTKAREELEQKESDWRREEESFHSYFSTEHSRLLMLWRQVVGFRRHVCEMKSATERDLSDMRNELARASHSAQVSCAGLSATLHTREAGAALVLEREKALQVQLEQQLRERVGEMMNLQTRTDAERSELNVRLSESVREAERLKGHIEERDREMVALMRRLEEQSGNDETEMQAMRAHTETLLDTMRDIAQTVLSDGESSSEADQDNSGAPLLALIRGFSHHRSSSSRRSSPSRASSLAPLSEAALSALRSAVTNKTLHLQDVRGRLLSAQSSVQQLRKQLSETDLAKRDADQRNQALQRERDAAQRERETTQREKERLKQERDTLASEKVSLEKNLQAAQSSNQMLQMDCEKLQLTVTSTQRERGHEREEKEAATQERQRAKAETQRIQKQWDQSESRASAQRGELSAVKETHQQVEIERQLLEREKAQLTEALARAEGSNAELSLLINKLQSEDAALRDSLAKMGSMNEGLAEDKTDLNNYILKLEEEKAILQAQKREAEQERLTIRDELVRLEQDRLELDSARIALHQSLQDVELTRVVTDAELQSIRAERFKLQEKVTQLCGEVTSLGSELTLARGEAQRTEVALEEAGRGRAELARDKAALVVQLTASERENTVLSEELTAFRSERESLETSLFEVQQQLVQVESRREQLETENQNLRVRCETAAAELRRVRSDGENLLAQAEREKQALTQTLNAAQLEAQQALRKAISEHQEEVERLVSEKEVVRHSLLMEHEGTLRRLRQDAEDQLHRAERESEELQDELRSLQHDRDQSLLQAETEKQQALSLKEAEKTVLSDRVSALQTELSAAALEAERMSREAAHCEEQEQVRIGTLTSELLELRSQLEDAASVHERELHSLRETCADLQSRADVALKELDQCRASLSANEECRDQLRRDVLDSERRLNQTQDAAENNRREGAELRRSLADVTKERDTLGQSNTQLRGTLRSAETERISVKRQCEEKEQRLAVLEENLSSNQKEVTELRSCLREVERSRLEARRELQELRRQLKVLDGEKEHRGREVAELQTRLSLEEQREEEKGKEVFTLRQKLTEAETARDSLKKELSVTQKGLLESESGWRGCERELTAQLQEARGCEKKMQDETKKLVLRAQAAQDSAALSILQLSEAQGRLAATEAELTRADAGRRDLEFRLSSLQSALTRTLGIGAGGRGGRGRSPGGSSTSPGAMSRHHSISPLRSSLSPPKEFRVSTPDDTLGSASPERGETPLPLPQPELDPDTLRSDLRDFLLELRGAQRERDDALCQLGALQRELEELSGERDSALVRLTHLENTLQEYQEGKRGVDERLTTTHTLLQQQEEMVRRGDRERRALSDRVKDLERTLQTSEMDRKHTQDQLNKQRAAEMRLEAEKRRLREALEAAEARATRMELGRRSLEGELQRLKLSLGDQEADGQASQERHDSLVKQVAEGEASVSLLQREAERLSQALLKAQEGESVLNEKSSSLKKSLQEALAAHNSTHSCLTTLQKTLSVAEQDKRLLQDRMDDARASLVEGKRNMVVLTERAQSLQSELDQSELKREEVEAELNNTQEALRQRSAGAAEAQRSAQSAQAERAAVEERLRGLQRAVAMLETEKKDAERQAVRLEKDKDALRNTLDKVERQKLKTEEGSMRLSAEKSCLDRSLNSTEQELQEAQQQTLMLQQLQSFQCDWAGARDLSLEDKAMLQRAAIDHRHF is encoded by the exons ATGAGCGCGACGGAAAACCCCGACACCGACTCCAACAAGCTGGAGTCAGTGATACAG AGGCTGGAGGAGAGTGTTTTGTCTGAGGAGAAGCGGCTGACCGTCCGGGGACCCTCGCCAGACGCCCCCCCTACGTGTCTACCAGCACGAGTACGAGAGATTGTCACAATGAACCTCAACGATACCT CCGGGGCCATGTCCTCGGTCATGTCCCTCCAGGAGGAGAACCGGGTGCTGCAGGGAGAGCTGGTGAGGCTGGAGGACCTGCTGGCACACAGCCGAGCCGACCGAGACGAGCTCGCCATCAAGTACGGTGCCATTAGTGAGCGG CTGGAGCAGGCGCTACGCTTTGAGACGGGAGACGAGGATCACGATTCACTGGAGTCCCGCAGCCTGGCGCAGCAGAATGTGGACTTACGACGGAGGCTGGACGAGGAGCAGGCGGCCTACAAGCGTAAACTCACTGCATACCAGGAGGGTCAGCAGAGGCAGGCGCAGCTCGTACAGAAGTTGCAGGCCAAG GTACTTCAGTACAAAAAGCGGTGTGGGGATCTAGAGCAGATGGTGCAGGAGCGGTCCTCAGAGTTAGAGAAGCACAAGCTGAGT AGCGCCAGTGAATCATCAAATGGCCGCCATCAAGACGAGTCAAGCAGCTACCTGGAGGACGCTTTAATCCGTCTGGAGGAAGAACAACAGAG GAGCAGCAGTCTGTCCGCAGTGAATGGCATGCTGAGGGAGCAGCTGGAGCAGGCCGGTTTGGCCAATGAGGCTCTCAGCCAGGACATTCGCAAGCTCACCGCTGACTGGACAAAAGCCAGGGAGGAACTGGAACAAAAGGAGTCTgactggaggagagaagaggag TCTTTCCACAGTTACTTCAGTACTGAGCACAGTCGACTGCTGATGCTGTGGCGGCAAGTTGTTGGGTTTCGGAGGCACGTCTGTGAAATGAAGAGCGCCACTGAAAG GGACTTGTCAGATATGCGCAACGAGCTGGCTCGGGCATCCCACTCTGCTCAGGTGTCGTGTGCAGGTCTGTCTGCCACGCTGCACACCCGGGAGGCCGGAGCAGCTCTGGTCCTGGAGCGGGAGAAAGCTCTGCAGGTTcagctggagcagcagctgagagaGCGAGTGGGAGAGATGATGAATCTTCAGACCCGAACAGACGCAGAGAGAAGTGAGCTCAACGTCAG GCTGTCAGAGTCAGttcgagaggcagagagactaAAGGGACACattgaggagagagacagagaaatggTCGCACTGATGAGGAGGCTTGAG GAGCAGAGTGGTAATGATGAGACTGAGATGCAGGCGATGAGAGCTCACACGGAGACGCTGTTGGACACCATGCGGGACATCGCACAG ACggttttgtctgatggagagTCGTCATCGGAGGCCGACCAGGACAACTCTGGGGCTCCGCTGCTGGCGTTGATCCGGGGTTTCTCCCATCACCGCTCCTCATCTTCTCGCAGGTCATCCCCCTCTCGGGCCTCCTCCCTGGCTCCTCTTTCTGAGGCGGCGTTGTCAGCTCTGCGCTCTGCAGTCACTAACAAGACGCTGCATCTGCAG GATGTGCGAGGGCGCCTGCTCTCTGCCCAGTCCTCGGTTCAACAGTTACGCAAGCAGCTTTCAGAGACTGATTTAGCTAAACGAGATGCCGACCAGCGAAACCAagctctgcagagagagagggatgctgctcagagagaaagagagaccacacagagagaaaaggaacgcctgaagcaggagagagacacactggCCAG TGAGAAGGTGAGCTTGGAGAAGAACTTGCAGGCAGCACAGAGCAGCAACCAGATGCTGCAGATGGACTGTGAGAAGCTTCAGCTGACCGTGACGTCCACTCAGCGAGAGCGAGGTcacgagagggaggagaaggaagccGCCACTCAGGAGAGACAGCGGGCAAAGGCAGAGACTCAGAGGAT ACAAAAGCAGTGGGATCAGAGTGAGAGTCGAGCCTCTGCTCAGCGAGGAGAGCTGTCTGCAGTGAAGGAGACTCACCAGCAGGTGGAGATTGAGCGGCAGCTGCTGGAGCGAGAGAAAGCGCAACTTACTGAAGCACTTGCTCGG GCTGAGGGCAGTAACGCAGAGCTCTCTCTGCTGATCAACAAGCTGcagtctgaggatgcagctctCAGGGACTCTCTGGCCAAGATGGGAAGCATGAACGAGGGATTGGCCGAGGACAAAACTGACCTTAACAATTACATTCTCAAG ctggaggaagagaaggccATCCTGCAGGCCCAGAAACGGGAGGCGGAGCAGGAGAGGTTGACCATCAGAGATGAGCTGGTCCGGCTGGAGCAGGACCGGCTGGAGCTGGACTCGGCCCGCATCGCGCTGCACCAGTCGCTGCAGGACGTCGAGCTAACCCGGGTGGTCACGGATGCAGAGCTGCAGAGTATCAGGGCCGAGAGATTTAAGCTACAGGAAAAagtcacacag CTTTGTGGTGAGGTGACCTCTCTGGGATCAGAGCTGACTCTCGCCAGAGGAGAGGCCCAGAGGACGGAGGTGGCTTTAGAAGAAGCCGGCCGTGGTCGAGCAGAACTGGCTCGAGACAAAGCAGCACTGGTGGTCCAGCTGACGGCCTCTGAGAGAGAAAACACTGTTCTGTCAGAGGAACTAACTGctttcag GTCTGAACGGGAGTCGCTGGAAACCAGTCTGTTTgaggtgcagcagcagcttgtTCAGGTGGAGTCTCGAAGGGAGCAGCTGGAGACGGAGAACCAAAACCTTCGAGTCCGCTGTGAGACTGCAGCAG CTGAACTAAGGCGTGTTCGCTCGGATGGGGAGAATCTGTTGGCCCAGGCTGAGCGAGAGAAACAGGCTCTGACTCAGACTCTAAATGCTGCACAGCTGGAGGCCCAGCAGGCTTTACGCAAGGCCATCTCTGAAcatcaggaggaggtggagaggctggtctcAGAAAAG GAAGTCGTGCGTCACAGCCTGCTGATGGAGCATGAGGGCACCTTGAGGAGGCTGCGGCAGGATGCGGAGGATCAGCTCCAcagggcagagagagaaagcgaggagCTGCAGGATGAACTGAGAAGTCTCCAGCATGACAGAGATCAGAGTCTGCTGCAGGCTGAGACGGAGAAACAACAG gCCCTTTCTCTGAAGGAGGCAGAAAAAACAGTTTTGTCTGACAGAGTGTCCGCCCTGCAGACCGAGCTGTCAGCTGCAGCCCTGGAGGCCGAGCGAATGTCGAGAGAGGCAGCTCATTGTGAAGAGCAGGAGCAG GTCAGAATTGGGACCCTGACCAGCGAGCTGCTGGAGCTTCGCTCTCAGCTGGAAGATGCAGCTTCTGTTCATGAAAGGGAACTCCACAGTCTACGAGAGACGTGCGCTGATCTTCAGTCACGTGCTGATGTTGCTCTCAAAGAG CTGGACCAGTGCAGAGCTTCTCTCTCAGCTAACGAGGAGTGTCGAGACCAGCTGAGGCGGGACGTCTTGGATAGTGAGCGGCGTCTCAATCAAACTCAGGATGCAGCAGAAAACAACAgaagagagggggcggagctgcgACGCAGCCTCGCTGACGTCACCAAGGAGAGGGACACACTGGGCCAATCGAACACTCAGCTGAGAGGAACTCTACGAAGTGCAGAAACGGAGAGAATCAG CGTGAAGAGACAGtgcgaggagaaggagcagaggCTGGCGGTGCTGGAGGAGAATCTGTCATCTAATCAGAAGGAGGTGACGGAGCTGCGGAGCTGCCTGAGAGAAGTGGAACGGTCACGGCTTGAAGCTCGACGAGAACTCCAGGAGCTCCGCAGACAG CTGAAGGTTCTTGATGGAGAGAAGGAgcatagagggagggaggtggccGAGCTGCAGACTCGCTTGTCACTGGAGgagcaaagagaggaggagaaggggaaagAGGTTTTCACCCTCAGACAGAAGCTAACTGAGGCTGAAACGGCACGAGACTCCCTCAAGAAAGAA CTTTCTGTGACTCAGAAGGGCCTGCTGGAGTCTGAGTCGGGGTGGCGGGGCTGCGAGAGGGAACTGACCGCTCAGCTGCAGGAGGCGCGTGGCTGCGAGAAGAAGATGCAGGATGAAACCAAGAAGCTGGTCCTGCGCGCTCAGGCGGCTCAGGACTCTGCCGCTCTGTCCATCCTGCAGCTGAGCGAGGCCCAGGGCCGCCTGGCCGCCACGGAGGCGGAGCTAACCCGGGCTGATGCCGGGAGGAGGGACCTGGAGTTTCGTCTGAGCAGCCTTCAGTCTGCACTGACGCGAACACTGGGCATCGGAGCAGGCGGCAggggaggcagggggaggagcccGGGGGGGAGCTCCACATCACCAGGAGCCATGTCACGCCACCACAGCATCTCCCCGCTGCGCTCCTCCCTGTCGCCTCCTAAAG aATTCCGAGTAAGCACCCCTGACGATACTTTAGGCTCTGCGTCGCCTGAGAGGGGGGAGACACCGCTGCCTCTCCCTCAGCCAGAGCTGGACCCCGACACACTGCGAAGCGATCTGAGAGACTTCCTCCTGGAGCTGCGTggcgcacagagagagagg GATGATGCTCTCTGCCAGCTGGGGGCCCTGCAgcgggagctggaggagctgtcAGGGGAACGGGACTCTGCTCTGGTTCGTCTCACTCACCTGGAAAACACCTTACAGGAATACCAAGAAG GAAAGCGTGGAGTGGACGAGCGTCTGACCACCACTCACACTTTgctccagcagcaggaggagatggtgaggagaggagacagagagaggagagctctcAGCGACAGGGTGAAGGATTTAGAGCGAACTCTACAGACCTCTGAAATGGATAGAAAACAtacccag GATCAGTTAAATAAGCAGCGTGCTGCTGAGATGCGTCTGGAGGCGGAGAAGAGGCGTCTGCGGGAAGCGCTGGAGGCAGCTGAAGCCCGGGCCACCAGGATGGAGCTGGGGAGGCGCAGCCTCGAGGGGGAGCTGCAGAGGCTCAAACTGAGTCTGGGAGACCAGGAGGCTGACGGCCAGGCCTCCCAGGAGCGCCATGACTCTCTAGTAAAACAG GTGGCAGAAGGAGAAGCCAGTGTGTCTCTGCTCCAGAGAGAGGCGGAGCGGCTGAGCCAGGCTCTGCTCAAAGCTCAGGAGGGCGAGTCTGTACTCAATGAGAAGTCCTCTTCCCTCAAAAAGAGCCTGCAGGAGGCTCTGGCTGCTCACAACAGCACACACAGTTGTCTGACCACTCTGCAGAAGACGCTGAGTGTGGCCGAACAGGACAAAAGGCTTCTACAG GATCGAATGGATGACGCCCGGGCATCGTTGGTGGAGGGGAAAAGGAACATGGTTGTCCTCACTGAGCGCGCGCAAAGCTTGCAGAGTGAGCTGGACCAGAGCGAGCTGAAACGGGAGGAAGTGGAGGCTGAGCTCAACAACACTCAAGAG GCTCTACGTCAGCGCTCGGCCGGTGCCGCAGAGGCTCAGCGCAGCGCCCAGTCAGCTCAGGCAGAGCGCGCCGCCGTGGAGGAGCGGCTGCGTGGGCTGCAGCGAGCGGTCGCCATGCTCGAGACTGAGAAAAAAGATGCTGAGCGGCAGGCTGTGAGGCTGGAGAAAGACAAGGATGCTCTGAGGAATACACTGGATAAG GTTGAACGCCAGAAGCTGAAGACGGAGGAAGGCAGCATGCGGCTGTCTGCAGAGAAAAGCTGCTTGGACCGCTCTCTGAACTCCACCGAACAGGAGCTGCAGGAAGCACAGCAACAGACACTGATGCTGCAG CAGCTTCAGAGCTTCCAGTGTGACTGGGCTGGAGCCCGGGACCTTTCACTGGAGGACAAAGCCATGCTTCAACGGGCCGCCATCGACCACAGACACTTTTAG